Proteins from a genomic interval of Chitinophagales bacterium:
- a CDS encoding glutamine--tRNA ligase/YqeY domain fusion protein → MSENYKAENFLEEIVESFVKRGNNDGRVMTRFPPEPNGYLHIGHAKSICLNFGLAQKFEGQTNLRFDDTNPETEETEYVDSIKEDITWLGFKWTNEYYASDYFDQLYGFAMTLIKKGCAYVDDLSAEEIAASKGTPNEPGKKSPHRNRSIEENLNLFERMQKGEFQEGEKVLRAKIDMASPNMQLRDPIMYRIKYVAHHRTGTKWCIYPMYDFAHGQSDSIEKITHSICTLEFEVHRPLYEWFIEKLEIFPSRQYEFARLNMTYTVMSKRKLLELVNEKMVTGWDDPRMPTLSGFRRRGYTPESIHTFCDKIGVQRRENTIDVELLEFCVREDLNKKALRKMAVFDPVKLIITNYPETQSEDLIGENNPDIENGGGTRLLPFSRELWIEREDFMENPSKKFFRLGVGLTVRLKNAYIITCESFTKDESGNIQEIHCTYLPESKSGNDTTGLHVKGTIHWVNALHALSAKLLLYDRLFLVENPDGQIEDFKSYINPDSLKIVENAFVEPSLKNARFGESYQFIRKGYFCLDKDSKEDNLIFNRTVTLKDSWAKEAK, encoded by the coding sequence GGGCATGCCAAAAGCATATGCCTCAATTTCGGCCTGGCGCAAAAGTTTGAAGGGCAAACCAATCTTCGCTTTGATGATACTAATCCTGAAACTGAGGAAACGGAATACGTTGACAGCATTAAAGAAGATATTACCTGGTTAGGATTTAAATGGACGAATGAATATTATGCTTCTGATTATTTTGATCAATTGTATGGATTTGCTATGACCTTGATTAAAAAGGGATGCGCATACGTTGATGACCTCTCCGCTGAAGAGATTGCCGCTTCCAAAGGAACGCCGAATGAGCCCGGTAAAAAAAGTCCGCACCGTAATCGCAGCATTGAGGAAAACCTTAATCTTTTTGAACGAATGCAAAAAGGTGAGTTTCAGGAAGGTGAAAAAGTGTTACGCGCTAAAATTGACATGGCTTCACCCAATATGCAATTGCGCGATCCCATCATGTACAGGATAAAATACGTAGCGCATCACCGCACCGGTACCAAATGGTGCATTTACCCTATGTACGATTTCGCGCATGGTCAAAGCGATTCCATTGAAAAAATAACGCATTCCATTTGTACGCTTGAATTTGAAGTGCACCGCCCACTGTATGAGTGGTTTATCGAAAAACTGGAGATTTTTCCTTCGAGGCAATATGAATTTGCGAGGTTAAACATGACGTACACCGTAATGAGCAAGCGAAAATTATTGGAATTGGTGAATGAAAAAATGGTGACAGGCTGGGATGATCCGCGAATGCCTACCCTATCCGGATTTCGCAGGCGCGGATACACACCGGAAAGCATCCATACATTCTGTGATAAAATAGGCGTGCAACGAAGAGAAAATACTATCGACGTTGAATTGCTTGAATTTTGTGTCCGCGAAGATTTAAATAAAAAAGCCCTGCGAAAAATGGCGGTTTTCGACCCGGTAAAATTGATCATCACCAATTATCCTGAAACCCAATCAGAAGATTTGATTGGTGAAAATAATCCCGATATTGAAAATGGCGGGGGAACTCGTTTATTGCCATTCAGCCGCGAATTATGGATCGAGCGCGAAGACTTCATGGAAAATCCCTCAAAGAAGTTTTTTCGCCTGGGTGTAGGCTTAACGGTCCGTCTTAAAAATGCCTACATTATCACTTGTGAAAGCTTTACTAAAGATGAAAGCGGAAATATACAAGAGATCCATTGCACCTATTTGCCGGAAAGCAAAAGCGGGAATGATACTACCGGCCTGCATGTGAAAGGCACTATTCATTGGGTGAATGCATTACATGCTTTATCGGCGAAGCTATTATTATACGATCGCTTATTTCTAGTCGAAAATCCTGATGGACAAATTGAGGATTTCAAATCGTACATCAATCCCGATAGTTTGAAAATAGTTGAAAATGCATTTGTAGAACCTTCATTAAAAAATGCAAGGTTCGGCGAGAGCTATCAATTTATTCGTAAAGGATACTTCTGCCTCGATAAAGATTCGAAAGAAGATAATTTAATTTTTAACCGGACGGTAACGCTGAAAGACAGCTGGGCGAAAGAGGCGAAATAA